GCTCGCTCCTCGAACGTCTTTGGGGAATGCCGCAGATACGGGAGGTCGTGGTGGCAGATGGAGGCTCGACGGACGGCACCCCGGAGCTCGTCCGGCCTCCGGCCCGGCTGGTCCGGAGCGAACCGGGCCGGGGGATCCAACTCAACGCCGGGGCAAGGGTGACTTCCGGAGAGGTGTTGTTCTTCCTGCACGCCGACGTGGTGCCTCCGCGGGATGCCGCGCTCCGGATGCTGGAGGCAATCGAGAACGGCGCGGTGGGCGGCAACTTCCGCCTCTCCTACCCAGGCGGCGGCGTCCTCGGGTGGTGGCTGGAGATCGTGGCCGCGATCTACCGCGGCTTCGGCCGCTACTACGGGGACTCCGGGATCTTCGTCAGGAGGGACGTCTACGAGAGGCTGGGCGGTTTCCCAGAGATCCCCATCATGGAAGACCTC
The DNA window shown above is from Rubrobacter naiadicus and carries:
- a CDS encoding TIGR04283 family arsenosugar biosynthesis glycosyltransferase, which translates into the protein MSGRRVSVVIPTLNEAACIGSLLERLWGMPQIREVVVADGGSTDGTPELVRPPARLVRSEPGRGIQLNAGARVTSGEVLFFLHADVVPPRDAALRMLEAIENGAVGGNFRLSYPGGGVLGWWLEIVAAIYRGFGRYYGDSGIFVRRDVYERLGGFPEIPIMEDLVFARRMEAAGKTACLPGPMISSPRRWRGRPLRTLLLWGFMQTAFAFGVSPWCLARLYNVQNVRRNGEEDR